The Lathyrus oleraceus cultivar Zhongwan6 chromosome 5, CAAS_Psat_ZW6_1.0, whole genome shotgun sequence genome includes the window TTTGGTGTATTTCctaattgtttgtgttatttttaaaataataacaATTTAAATTAAGAGTTTATTTATATAAAAACATCAGAAATGATAGAAATGGAAGGTTTTTAATTAATTAGAAGTTATGGGTAAATAAAGGAGGTagataaaaaaattaaaaattaaggaaattagtgagaataaaataaataatataaaacaAGGGTTTTATTTTATATAAGAATGAGGGAAGTTATGAGAACACGTATCGGTTTGAGAAAAAGGAGAAAAGAGGTCGACCTTAGAAGAGAGAAGTGCAAAGTAGGATCTCCCATCTCCAAGAACTCAATATTTTCTACTAAATCGAGGTAAGGGGAAGATTATTCTATAATGAGTATTTAAGCTTAGGGATAGTGGGAAATTCCCTTGACCCCTTTATTTTTTCTTTATCGATTATTGTTCTTGAATCGTGTAAGGTTTGTGCAAAACCTATATGATTATGTTGTTCATGTGATTCTGATTTTACCCTGTTAATGATAAATTTTTGTGTAATTATGTGTTGAAATTAGATTATTGATGTTCATATGAGTATGTGATGATTTGATGAATAAACATGAATTATTGATGTTATATGTGTTGGAATTGCATTCCTTTTTATGTAGAATTTGTTGTTTAATCGTATGTGTCAAAATCTGGATTTTTAATAGGCATAAAATCAGAGAAAAATTGATATATGGTTCTGTTTTTTATGGGAAAACGCAGAAAACACATTATGCAACGATGACAAGCGTCACCCACGTGAGAGTCCAACAGTCATCGTAACAGAGAAGTAGACACCAAACTATCAGCGATGACAGGCGTCGGCCATATGACGGTCTAACCGTCAGTGCCTCACGAAAGACATGAATTCCCTCATACCGTCAACGATGACGAGTAGTACACCCAGAGGGCGACGATCATCATGGTCGTGACGGTCCAACTGTTAGTCGTATGTTAACCAAATTTGAATGTCCGACTCGATTTTTTGAATAGATTTTGATTCTTTGACTTATTTCATGTTATTAAGTGATAATTATTGAGAAAATAGTTTTGTTTGTTTATGGTCAATTTAATTGATAGCCACCATGTAAGTAGGCGATGTTGAATATTGATGATTTATCTTCAAGGTGAACCATTGTTTAGCCCTAACCGACAATGTTGATATTTTTAGGTTAATAAGAACCAGTATTTTACATGCTTAGGTTCATAAGAACCATTGTTTAGGTTCAAGACGAACTAATGTTAGCCTTAACCGACAATGCTGACTTTGGTGTAAGAGGTTTGAATGGAGATTTGCATTTGTTTTTAACATCATATATCATGTATATCAGAGTTAGTTTAGGACTTCGGTCTAGTGTTTAGGACTTCGGTCCAATGTTAGGATCACCCAGTAACATACCTCTGATATCCAGTGATTGATACCACATGCATGGGAGTAGAGGAATTAAGCATTGCATAATTAATATTATCTATGTTCAAAATTGTGTATATGTGTTGACTATAAATGATGTTTTGTATTATGATTGGTGTTTTTACACCATTTGATTTATGGAATGTTTTCTCATCCTTCCTTGTTTCCATGTTTCCACCTATGTACCTTGTGCAAATAATTCGCAGGTTGAGACTGAGGAGTGATAGCTGTTATTTTTTGGAGGATGACATAGTTAGCCTCTTTGGCTAGTTTGCTTGTATTTTATATTTTCGTCAAACATTTATTGGCTATTAGTATTATTCCAGATTTTGCTCATATATTGTAACATCGGGTTGGAAATACCTTTATACGTCTTATGATTTGTTTTAAACTAAATTAGTATGTTATGTTGTGAATTTTAATTCCCCCTTTGGAGTAAAAGTTAATGTTTTGTCAATGTGACATCCTTATTTCATCTTAATATTTTCCGTAATATTATATAAATTATTATTGGGGTTTAGAGTGTTACAGGGATGCTACCGCATCTAGTTTTTCCAAGAAGGATCTCCCCAGGATACCTTTGAGGAACTTCCATATGAAATTACAAAGAAGTTAATGATTACCTCTCTCTCACTCACAAGCTCCTTCTCCCAATGGCAACGCCTGATCTATCGTTTTACAAGGGCGAGTTATAAAGTCGTTGAAGACCAACAAATTTGTGCCGCAAAACAGATTTATATATGGTTGCTGGAGGCCTAACTGATCCAACTTGTCGTTGTAAATGATGTTGTAAGAGCTTGCATCATCTATAGGGACTCCTGCCAAAGCATGATTAGTGAATTTTATAGATAGCACTATCAACATGCGAAGTTCAGAGTTCCCTTGATCTTCTAACGATCTTGAAATCCTATCACACGCCGATCTCTGCTTCGCTGCTCGACAATAATTACTACTAAGGAAATGCAGTCTGATGGCAAATCTACGCTTAATGTCACTGTACTACGAATCTCATTAATCGATGATAATTAGTGTAAGACTAAATCAGAAGATTGGATGGATCTCTGGGATGCGGTGAATGGATATACTATTTTCATCTCCAATACCTCCGGTGGATACCTTAATTTTGGATCGAAGATGATCTACTCAAGGAATCTTGTGGGAATTAGGAGTTGTTTTCCCATAGATGGCATCACTGTTCCGTTCGGGAACTAGAATTATATTTATATTAATGGTGAAGAATCCTGAACAGGTGGTGCTGATCTCCGATACAATGGCGCGGGGGTGGACCTGTAAGGTCAACACTCCAACTTCCAAATTAATTTAGAATTTAAGATAAATATAGTAAAAAGTAGAGATTAAATAGTGTACCTTGAATAACTCGAATGACGACTTTTATACCTTGGGTCATTTTAATGTATTAACATCAATTTGAGCCTAGACCTTTGGTCGGCCCACAAAACTTTTGTATCataattttaatatatatatatatatatatatatatatatatatatatatatatatatatatatatatatatatatatatatatatataatactGATAATTTTTATATTAATGATTGGTTAAGAAGATCAACCAAGACAAAGAAAATTTGTAATAGCATTTATATTTTATTATAGAATATTAGATAATaaatttattttcattattattgtGTGTTAATACTGAATTTAAAATTGCAATGTTATTATTTCACATATCCCTATAAATTTAATCATAAAATTTATATAAAGTTATTTAATATATTTTGATGTTACCTTTAATTTTACCTATCTGATTAAAATGGTTGTATCTATTTATTAATATATCTACCTATATCGAATACAAATTAATTTAATAAGATAATGAGAACAcctatttttttaattaaaaatgtttttttatattattttaaatttatcAGTTAGTGTAACCACTAATTTATCAAACACTCAACTTAATTTATCAACTACCAATCATCAACTATAAAATACAAGTCATAGTCATCAATTATAAGTTATTAAATACCTGTCATGATCTATTAATTATTAGCTATCAActatttttattaaataaagcttaaaacttaaatatgtcattttaactacttaattatattaaataaaaattatttcTTTTTCAAGGATTATAAAcattgttttttattttcattatttatAACATTTTTTATAATATAGTTAATTACTTTAACGGTCCAActaaatttaaaaatattattatttaattaattaattttaatataatttttatttctcaaaaattttaaaaacaaataaataaataaaaagagtGGAAGCCCAATGACTAAATAATCATCTGCCCATTCAATGGCTGAATGATTGTATTctattaaaaaaaaataaaaccTGTGGCATATTAAAATTTATATTACAAGGTgtgacatattgaaaattttgttttaaaaatttgTGGCACTGCTATCAAAAACTCATAATGTGATGTTTCAAACTCAAATATGTgagcagcaacaacaacaccaaAAGCTAATTTAAACATCTTTTTCATAACTAAAGAGGAAAACTCTACCCAAAtctaaatattaaaaaaaaatctaaacaaTAACTAAAAATAATATAGAAAAATGTGGATCATTGAAGAGTGATATCCATAACTTTGGAATAGCTGCTAATAACCTTAGGAATGGTTATGTAAAGAACACCATCCTTAACCTCAGCCTTAATATTCTCAAACTTCACATTCTCCGGCAAGGCAATTCTACTACTATACCTACCATAGCTCTTTGAAGAccattcttcatcttcttcttcgtTCTTCTTCTTTTTGGATGCTTTTTCAGCTTTAACCACTACCATCTTCTCTTCCACCCACACTTTCACATCCTCTTTGTTCATACCAGGCATATCAAACCTCAGCTTGTATTCTCCTTCTCCTTCTTTAATCTCCCACGGTGCTCTTCCCCTCCTTCTATACCCACCTACTCCTTCACTCGGTAGAGGTGACGAAGGCCACTCGATTGTGCTCATTGCAAATGGATCTTCCATCATTCTTTCCATTGTTTCCATCATCTCTTGTACTGTTTTCGCCGTAGGAAATCGATTATCCCATATGGGTGTGGAAGGAACAAGTCTCTTTTTGGGTTGAGGTTGGTGCGGTTTGTTGCTTGAACTTGAGACATGGTCCAGTTTTTCTCTTGCGTCGCCTGTCATGGCTCTGAGGGGTTTCAGTTTTTGCAATGAAGGGAAGTGAGTTGGTTTCAATGAACTCTTGGAAATTATGGCTTGGTAATTAAGACCCAAATTTGAGGATAAAGTCTGTGACATTTTCTGTCGAGAGGTCAAGTGTTGGTGCTTGTTTTTTTATGAAGTAAATACGTTTAGTTTGTGATATATATACAAGTTTGGAAATGAGTGATGGAGGACTCTAGAAAACTTGATATGAATTGCTTAATCGGCAACACCATATAATATGAATTGGTTAATCACAATATAGGATGAATGTGAGATAAACCTTAACCTGTTAAATGAAAGGTTCAACTTGCATGCACCACAACTTAATTTTGTGGTTATACATTCCGTTTTCTAAATCGACATTTCATTACTGTTCATTCGGCTTTGAGTTTGGATTGATTGATTAATACATTCCCACAGCCCTTGTATGGATGAAATGCGGCcatttgtttttgttttttattctATTAATCTCGTGGACTAATTTTTTTATAAGCAAGTATTTATCGAGTAAAGGGGATATTGTGGTCCGATAGAAAGGCTAATATGTTTCTTAGACATCACA containing:
- the LOC127083056 gene encoding small heat shock protein, chloroplastic, with protein sequence MSQTLSSNLGLNYQAIISKSSLKPTHFPSLQKLKPLRAMTGDAREKLDHVSSSSNKPHQPQPKKRLVPSTPIWDNRFPTAKTVQEMMETMERMMEDPFAMSTIEWPSSPLPSEGVGGYRRRGRAPWEIKEGEGEYKLRFDMPGMNKEDVKVWVEEKMVVVKAEKASKKKKNEEEDEEWSSKSYGRYSSRIALPENVKFENIKAEVKDGVLYITIPKVISSYSKVMDITLQ